Genomic window (Gammaproteobacteria bacterium):
GCGCGAAGCGCTCGATGGGATGCGGCCCTTTACCGGCATGGTCGTCGGCGAAATGTTCGTCGCCCGCACCGGATACACGGGTGAAGACGGGTTCGAGGTCATGGTACCCAACACGGACGCGCCAGCGTTCTGGCAGGCACTGCTCGATACAGGCATCAAACCCGCCGGGCTGGGGGCGCGTGATACCCTGAGATTGGAAGCCGGGATGAACCTATACGGGACCGACATGGACGAATCCGTCTCTCCACTGGAAAGCGGGTTGGGCTGGACCATCGGTTGGGAGCCTGAGGAGAGGAACTTCATCGGACGCGCAGCGCTGGAAGCCGAACGCACACAGGGACCGGAGATGAAATTCGTCGGCCTGGTGCTCGAAGGCAAGGGTGTGCTTCGATCCCACCAGAAGGTCTTCGTTGACGGTCAGGCGGCCGGTGAGGTCACTAGCGGCACCTTTTCGCCCACACTCGGCGTCAGCATCGGCATGGCGCGGGTCGCCGCAACCACCGGGTCGCGATGCGAGGTGGAGATCCGGGGCAAGCCGCATCCCGCCGGTGTGGTCAAGCCTGTATTCGTCCGCCAGGGAAAGCCATTGTTGTCCACAAAATCGTCTTGAAGGGAGAAGCGCGATGAGCAATGCACCTGAGGACCTGAAATACACCGAAAGCCACGAATGGGTTCGCACCAACGACGACGGGACCCTGACCGTGGGTATCACCGATCACGCCCAGGAATTGCTGGGTGATTTGGTGTACGTGGAACCGCCGGAAGCCGGATCGCAGGTGACCGCCAGAGACGGATGTGCCGTGGTGGAATCGGTCAAGGCAGCGTCCGACGTGTACGCACCTGTCAGCGGCGAGGTCGTGGAGGTGAACGATACGCTCTCCGACAGTCCCGAACAGGTCAACGAAGATCCCTATGGCGACGGATGGATCTTTCGCATCGCACCGCAGAGCGGTACCGCGAGCGAAGGCCTGATGGATGCTGCCGCCTACGAACAGCAGATCGCAGAGACAAGCTAGTGCTCTGTCCAACAGATAATTACGGATTCGGCGCAATGATCAGTCGGACAGAGCACTAGGCGCGCGCCGCCCATGCCGTTCATTCCGCACACAGAGGAAGAGGTCAGGGAGATGCTGGCCACGATCGACGTGGACAGCATCGACATCCTGTTCGACGAGATTCCCCGCGAACTGCGAGTCGAAGCGCTCGACGGCATCCCGTCACCGCTCAGCGAGATGGAAGTCACCCGCCTGATGAGCGAACGGGCGGAGCGGGATCAGGTCGCGCTCAATTTTATCGGCGCGGGCGCCTACGAGCACCACATCCCGGCGGCGGTGTGGCAGATCGCGACGCGTGGCGAGTTCTACACGGCGTACACTCCGTATCAGCCGGAGGCCTCACAGGGCACGCTGCAGATCATCTACGAATACCAGTCCATGATGACGGAACTGACCGCCATGGACGTATCGAACGCCTCCCTGTACGACGGCGCCTCGGCACTCGCCGAGGCCGTACTGATGGCGGTTCGCACAAACCGCAAGGCCGGGTCACGGAAGATCCTGATGCCGCGGACCGTCCACCCCGCCTATCGGGACACGGTCAGGACGCTGACAGCGCCGCAGGACATCGAATGCGTGGAGGTCCCGTTTAACACGCGCACCGGCAGGGTCGATCCCGAGACGCTGGATCGCTGGGCCAACAAGGGCGCCGTCGCGCTGGTCATCCCACAGCCCAACTACTTCGGGGTTCTCGAGGAGGTCGACGCGCTCACGGACTGGACGGCAAGAAACGGAATACTGGCCATCGGGCTGGTTAATCCGCTGTCGCTGGGTCTGTTACGCCCGCCCGGCGAGTGGGCTGATAACGGCGTCGACATCGCCTGCGGAGACGGCCAGCCGCTCGGATCGCCGCTATCCTCCGGCGGACCCTATTTCGGCTTTCTGTGCACCCGACAGAATATGGTGCGCCAGATGCCAGGCAGACTCGTCGGCCGCGCGATCGACGCAGACGGGAAGCCCGGCTTCGTGCTAACACTGCAGGCCCGTGAGCAGCATATCCGGCGGTCGCGCGCAACATCCAACATCTGCACCAACCAGGGCCTGCTGGTCACCGCGGCCACGATCCATATGGCGCTGCTGGGACCCGACGGCCTGGAACGGGTCGCCCGGGCCTGCTATGAAAACACGCACGAACTGGCCAGGGGGCTACTGGAGATCGACAGTGTCTCCCCGCTGTTCGGGGGTGAGTACTTCCACGAGGCGGCGCTGAAGATCGACCGGCCCGTCGAGGCCCTGCTCGAGTCACTCGCCGAGGATGGCATCCTCGGTGGCCATCCGCTGACGGCGGACTATCCGGAATTGCCGGACGGCCTGCTGGTCTGCGCGACCGAAACCAAGACCCGCGCCGACCTTGACCGCATGGTCGATGCGACCAACCAGATCCTGCGCGACCGATATACCAGGTCCGCCTAACCCAGTCCACATCCAGAGGAGACACCAACCATGGCGACGGTAACATTGAACGGTGACGAGATACACACGAACGGCGATCTGCCGGCCATCGGTTCCCAGGCGCCCGACTTCCGGCTGGTCGCCAGGGACCTCAGCGACGTGAGTCTGGACAACTTCGCCGGCAAGAAGAAGATACTGAACATCGTCGTGAGCCTCGACACCGGGGTCTGCGCCAAGTCCGCCAGGGAATTCAACGAAAAGATCGCCCGCCGCGACGATGCCGTCGTGCTGACCATCTCGGCTGATCTGCCGGGAGCGCAGGCGCGGTTCTGTTCTCTCGAGGGAATCAAGAACATGACGACGCTATCGATCATGCGCAATCGGAACTTCTCCAAGGACTACGGCGTGCTGCTCGTGGACGGTCCACTGGAAGGCACCACCGCGCGTGCAATCGTAGTCCTGGACACCGACAACCGGGTCGTTCATACCGAACTGGTACCCGAGATTGTGACCGAAGCCGACTACGACAAGGCGATGGCCGCCCTGGATTGAGCCGAAACCACAGACACCAGCCGTACCCGGGCCCGATGGCATCTTATCCTGGAACTACCTCGCCGTGCTGATATTCGACCATTCGCTCAAGAACCGCCGCGCCCCGGCACAAGCCCCACGCGCGAAGGCCTCCGTGGACGACCTGCCCGAGCGCTTCCGGCGCCGCGCACGCCCGCGGCTGCCGGAGGTCTCCGAATTGCAGACGGTGCGCCACTACACGCGACTGTCCCAGAAGAACTTTTCCATCGACACGCACTTCTACCCGCTGGGCTCGTGCACCATGAAATACAACCCGAGGGGTTGCAATAGTGTGGCGTTGCTGCCGGGATTCGCCAACCGTCACCCGCTGTCGCCGGCCTCAAGCAGTCAGGGTTTCCTGGCCTGCATGCACGAACTTCAGGAGATGCTCAAGGCGGTCAGCGGCATGCAGGGCGTCTCGCTGGCCCCGATGGCCGGCGCGCAGGGTGAATTCGCCGGCATCGCCATGATCCGCGCCTATCATCGGGGGCGCGGCGACCATGAACGTAACGAGGTGCTGGTGCCGGACGCGGCGCACGGAACCAACCCGGCCACCGCCGCAATGTGCGGTTACAAGGTCCGGGAGATCCCGACCGACGCCAACGGCGATGTCGACCTGGATGCGCTGCGCGAGGCAACGGGTCCGAACACCGCGGGTCTGATGCTCACCAACCCCTCCACACTCGGGGTTTTCGAGCGTCGAATCGTCGAGATCGCCGGGATCGTCCACGAGGCGGGCGGCCTGCTCTACTACGACGGCGCCAACCTGAACGCGATCCTGGGCAAGGTGCGGCCGGGCGATATGGGCTTTGACGTAATCCACATGAACCTGCACAAGACCTTTTCGACTCCGCACGGTGGCGGCGGCCCGGGTTCGGGTGCGATCGGTGTCGCCCAGCGGCTCCTGCCGTACATGCCCGTGCCGGTCGTCGGCAGGGACGGAGACCGGTTCCGCTGGCTCAACGCCGAAGATCTTCCGATGAGCATCGGGAGGCTGTCGGCCTTTGGTGGCAATCCGGGCGTCTTGCTGAGGGCATACGTTTACATGCGGATGCTCGGGGACTCGGGCATGGTGCGCGTCGGCGAATACTCCACCCTGAACGCCAACTATCTGATGGCCAGGCTGCGCGAGAAAGGCTTCGACCTTGCCTATCCCGAGCGGCGCGCGACCCACGAGTTCATCGTCACACTGAGCCGCCAGGCAAAGGAACTGAGGGTGACCGCGGCGGACTTCGGCAAGCGACTGCTGGACTTCGGTTTCCATGCGCCCACGACCTACTTCCCGCTGATGGTGCCGGAATGTCTGCTGATCGAACCGACCGAGTCGGAGGCAAAGGAAGAACTGGACGGTTTCGCGGACGCGATGGCCGCTATCCTGGCTGAGGCCGAAAGCAATGCCGAGCAGGTTCGCGGCGCGCCCTACACACTACCCAACCGCAGGTTCGACGAGGTGCGCGCGGCGCGCGAACCGGACCTTCGCTGGCGTCCAGACGATCCGGCAGCCGACTGAATTTTCCGGTTCACGCGCATCCTGGGGTTCCCGTGGCATACAGCGGAAATCAGGGAATCGTCCGACTGATCAAGGCGACCGGGTATTCCTGGAAGGGATTCAAGGCGGCCTTCAAGCACGAGGCGGCGTTTCGCCAGGAGCTCCTGCTGCTCGCGTTGCTTGCGCCAGCGGGAATCTGGTTGGGTCAGACCGCGGTACAGCGGGCATTGCTCGTCGGCAGCCTGATCGCGGTACTGATCGTGGAGCTACTGAACTCGGCCGTCGAAGCGGCAATCGACCGGGTCGGGGAGGAGCATCACCGCCTGTCCGGGAGGGCCAAGGACATGGGATCGGCGGCCGTATTGCTGTCGCTGATCTGCGCCGCCTTGTTCTGGGTGCTGGTCGCCGCGGAGCGGTTTCTCTAGCGACACACAATCAGTAAAAGAGTAAAGAAAGAAGGGGTGGTATTACCACCCCTTATTCCGGACTCGGGACCGAGCGAGCTACTTCGATTCGGCGGGAGCCTGGGGAGCGACGGGAGCGGCCGGGGCTCCATAGGGAGCACCGTAACCATAGGGAGCAGCGTAAGGCGCATAGCCATAGCCGTAGCCACCGTAGTACGGGTAGCCATAGCCGTAATAGGGAGCGCCGTAGCCGTAGCCCCGGCCGTAACCGCTACCGTAGCCGCTGCCGCGTCCGGAGAAGCTCATGTTGAAATCGCCGAACATGTCGCCGAAGCCGTCACCCCAGCCGTTGCCATAACCGTTGCCATAACCGGGGCCCCCCCACCATGCGGAAGCGGTGCCGGCGGAAAGAACCAGAGTGCTGGCCAGTGCTGCAACTTTCATTTTCATTTTCAAGTCTCCTGTGATCGTAATCGGATAGTGGTATCTCACTGAGCATCCCTGTTTCGGGATGCATGATTAGTTTATTAGTTTATTGTAATATTAGCAATAAGAATATTTGACTCAAGTCAAGTTTAAGACAAAAAGATGCCCTGCCCGCAACATTCCGCTTATCCCTGCGGCACGGTTATAATCCCACCACACGGGGGAAACTCGACCACACGCGACAAGGATCTCCGAGAAATGCCATACCACGTCTACCGAATCACCAGGGGCTCTTCCGGGGAACCCAGAAAACTCGAACTCATCGAGTACTTCGACAGCTACCGCGATGCGCGAACCCTGGCCAGAGACAAGCGTGGCGAACCGCTCGAGCGGGGTGAAGAGATAAAGATCATCTTCGCGGAGAACCAGAACGAGGCCGAAGCGCGCCTTCGGGAGGTCAGGGAGGCACCCGTGCTCAAGGAATGGGAAAAATAGACCACCCGGTACCGCAGAGATGGACGAAGACGAATTCAGGTCGACGTACCACACGCTCAACGAACGCCGTTGTGTCTTCGAAAAGGCCCTGGCCTCCAGGGTCTGCGCCTGCAATCGTGCACATCACTTCAGGCTTGCCGATCGCGAAGGCATCGCCTGCACCGCCGAGGAATCCCGAGTCGACTGTCTTACTCTGATCGAGTTGCTGAGGCAATCATCACGCTTCACGCTACAGCTGACCCGGATCGACGGACCGTTGCCCCATGCCAGAGAGATCCGCATCCAGAACGGCGGGCTGTTGGGGCTGCAACGGGCAACCACTCCCGATGTCCTGGACACCGAACGCGTTGAGAACGTCGTCGCGCTTGTCGAGGAAGCCAAGACGGTGTACGGCAGTCTCGAGCAGCTGCCCTATGACAGGATCGTAAAGTCCGTCACGGCATTCCAGGGGCGGCGCAAACGCAGCCACAAACGCTGAGGATCAATGGGGTCAGACTCGATTGATAGATGCTGTGCTTTTCAGGCTTGGTGAGATAGGCATGCAGGACAATGTTCGACCTGTTCAATCGAGTCTGACCCCATTGATCTTCGCCGATGCGACCACGACGCGATTGCGTCCCGTCTTCTTGGCCTGGTACATTGCCGCGTCTACAGCACTAATCAACTCATCCTGTGTCTTGCCATCCACCGGATAGGAAGCCACACCGAAGGAAGCGGTCACCCGGATAACGGACTTCCCTATCTGTTGCGCCGCAAGCGATGCACGCAATTCTTCGGCGCGTTGATACGCGATATCCGGCGGCGTGTCAAAAAGCAGCAGCAGAAACTCCTCGCCGCCGAAACGACAAACGATATCGCTGCCGCGTGAATGTGTTCTCAAAAGTTCGGCAAACGCCCTCAATACCTCGTCGCCAACCAGATGGCCATATGTGTCGTTGACGAGCTTGAAATAGTCGAGGTCGCAGATCACGACTCCGATCGGCTGGCCGTAACGTTCAGCGCGAATGATTTCGCGTCCCATCGTTTCTTCGAGGTAACGGCGATTGTAGAGACCGGTCAACGGATCGTGCTGGGCCTGTTCGCGCAGTTGTTCCTGCAATTTTAGTACTTCCGCCTCGGCGAGCCTGCGCTCGGTGATGTCGCGCACGATGCTCAGCAAGTAGGGTCTGCCGAATTCGACGATTTTCGCGGTGACTTCTACCGGGTAGGTAGTATCGTCTTTGCGTCGATGCGTACTTTCGAATCGCGCCTCTCCGGTTTGCAGGAGCTGTGTCTGGATCTCTTTCATATGGTCCGCAGTTAATTCCGAATCGATGTCTGTAATGCTCATGGACAGCAGTTGTTCCCGGCTGTAACCCAGTTTGCGGCATTGTGTCTGGTTTACGTCCAATAAACGCATAGTCGCAGGGTCGACCACTTCGATAGCATCGCTGGAATTGTCGACGAGAGTTCGAAACAGATGGAGTTCTATTTCGTCCTGTTTGTGCTCTGTGATATCGAAGATCATGCCATCAATATAATGTGGCGCGCCGTCTGTGTCGTAAACAGGCATACCATGTTCTTCCATCCAGCGTATGCCGCCGTCCTTATGTTTCAGCCGGTACTTCACAACGAAGGCACGTTTCTGTTCCAACGCTCGCATGACTTCAGCCTCCACACCGGGTCGGTCCTCGTTCAGAATCAACGGCTCGATCGAGCATACCGCGCCGGTCATCAGTTCATCCTCTGCGTAGCCTGTTATTTGAACGGGCATATCGTTATAAAACTGCATACGCCCGCTCTCGCGGAGATGCTCCCGGTAGACAATGCCGGGCAGGTTCTGCGCCAGGGTACGGTGGGCGAGTTCGCTTTCACGCAGCTCGGTTTCCATTTGCTTGCGCTCGGTAATGTCGCGAAAGAACCATATCCGCCCGTAATACTTGCCGTGTTCTCCGATCATCGGTGCGGAGTGGCGGTCGATTACCCTGCCATCCCTGAGATCGATTTCTTCATGGCTATCTTCTGATCTGTGCTGATACAGATATTCGACGCGGGCGAGAAATGTTTCAGGATCCCGCAGCTGTGAAACGACCGAGTGCAACACGGACTCATCGACGCGCGCTGCCAAAATCTCTTGCGTAAGTCCCCATAGCTCGACGAAGTATCGGTTGTAGGAGATGATTTTTCCGTGCTCGTCGACCACGAGTATCGCATCCGGCGAAACTTCCATCTGTGTTGCCAGTATGGTGTTTTTGAACTGGAGTTCCTGCTTCGCGTGCGATTCGCTGAACAGACGCTGCATGCTGAACAGCAGGCCGAGCAACGCGCAGATGTAAGAACCGTTCTTCAGCAAATGTGCCGCATCGAACATCATGTCGAAGACCTGGCCGGAGAACGACATGAACATGGCCTGCCCCATGAAGCCGACGATGAGGCTCAGCACCAGCCAGTGCTCGAACACATCGGTTTTCCATTTGCCTTTGCGCAGATAGCCGATCAGGGCAAGCAGGAAGAATAGCGCGGGCAGGAATTCCTGCGGCCGGGGAAAAGGGAGCTGTTGATAGTAGGCAGCCGGCATCGGCACGAACGCAACGATGGCAAAGCACATCAGTGCCAGCGCAGTGACAATGCTGTAAACCAGTTTTTCGCTGATCCGGCCTGCTGCGCCAAGCCGGTCTTCGCGCCGCCAGAACAGCCAGCTCATCCACAGCAGCAGGGACAGGAAGATGCGCGAGGCTAACCAGCTCCAGGCGATCAACGAAGGCGGGGCAGACGGGAAGGCTTCGATGAAGTGAAAGGAACTGACCACCGTGTGATAGCCGTCCAGAAAAGCAGTGGCGACAAAGCCCGTGCCGATGAACAAAAATGTGTTGTCCTTCTTGCTGTAGTAGCGCACCAGCGCAAGGCTGCCGACCGCAAGCGCCAACACCGTCGCGACCGCTTCCATCAAGGTATGCAACGCGATATCGCCGCGCCAGGTTGAATCCCTGAGGTAGAGGTAAGCGAAAAAAAGGACCACAAACAAGGCGACGTATGCAAACCGCCTTCGCCTTGTGGCTGTTCCGTCGATATCGGGCAAGTCAGCCACCTTGTTTCACCACATCATCTAATTGCCATATTATTTTGTTATCTCTGCACGCGTTACTTCAGGTCGTAGTCTAGCGTAAGCGGTGCCAGGAATCTGGCTTCAAATATTTCCGCCGGTACCGGTTTGCTGAACAGAAAGCCCCGCATTTCGTCGCAGTTCAGCGACAGGATATGGCTCATTTGTTGCTCGGTTTCGACACCCTCGGCGACTCCCTTGAGCTTCAGTGCATGTGCCATCACGATGATGGTGGTCACCAGGGTCAGCCCCGCCGGCTTATCTATTTCAATGATACGCCACGGGCAATGGGGTCAGACTCGATTGATAGATGCTTTGCTTTTCAGGCTTGGTGGGATAGGCATGCAGGACAATGTTCGACCTGTTCAATCGAGTCTG
Coding sequences:
- the gcvT gene encoding glycine cleavage system aminomethyltransferase GcvT, which encodes MANRTALYDKHLEMNARMVDFGGWDMPVNYGSQIDEHHSVRNDGGMFDVSHMTIVDLEGADSGPYLQRLLANNVEKLKTSGRALYSCMLNEDGGVVDDLIVYYFDPNRYRVVVNAATRDKDLEWMRRHAQGFAVSITERDDLAMIAVQGPNARDAVIGLMPGDKREALDGMRPFTGMVVGEMFVARTGYTGEDGFEVMVPNTDAPAFWQALLDTGIKPAGLGARDTLRLEAGMNLYGTDMDESVSPLESGLGWTIGWEPEERNFIGRAALEAERTQGPEMKFVGLVLEGKGVLRSHQKVFVDGQAAGEVTSGTFSPTLGVSIGMARVAATTGSRCEVEIRGKPHPAGVVKPVFVRQGKPLLSTKSS
- the gcvH gene encoding glycine cleavage system protein GcvH, encoding MSNAPEDLKYTESHEWVRTNDDGTLTVGITDHAQELLGDLVYVEPPEAGSQVTARDGCAVVESVKAASDVYAPVSGEVVEVNDTLSDSPEQVNEDPYGDGWIFRIAPQSGTASEGLMDAAAYEQQIAETS
- the gcvPA gene encoding aminomethyl-transferring glycine dehydrogenase subunit GcvPA; amino-acid sequence: MPFIPHTEEEVREMLATIDVDSIDILFDEIPRELRVEALDGIPSPLSEMEVTRLMSERAERDQVALNFIGAGAYEHHIPAAVWQIATRGEFYTAYTPYQPEASQGTLQIIYEYQSMMTELTAMDVSNASLYDGASALAEAVLMAVRTNRKAGSRKILMPRTVHPAYRDTVRTLTAPQDIECVEVPFNTRTGRVDPETLDRWANKGAVALVIPQPNYFGVLEEVDALTDWTARNGILAIGLVNPLSLGLLRPPGEWADNGVDIACGDGQPLGSPLSSGGPYFGFLCTRQNMVRQMPGRLVGRAIDADGKPGFVLTLQAREQHIRRSRATSNICTNQGLLVTAATIHMALLGPDGLERVARACYENTHELARGLLEIDSVSPLFGGEYFHEAALKIDRPVEALLESLAEDGILGGHPLTADYPELPDGLLVCATETKTRADLDRMVDATNQILRDRYTRSA
- the tpx gene encoding thiol peroxidase produces the protein MATVTLNGDEIHTNGDLPAIGSQAPDFRLVARDLSDVSLDNFAGKKKILNIVVSLDTGVCAKSAREFNEKIARRDDAVVLTISADLPGAQARFCSLEGIKNMTTLSIMRNRNFSKDYGVLLVDGPLEGTTARAIVVLDTDNRVVHTELVPEIVTEADYDKAMAALD
- the gcvPB gene encoding aminomethyl-transferring glycine dehydrogenase subunit GcvPB; the protein is MLIFDHSLKNRRAPAQAPRAKASVDDLPERFRRRARPRLPEVSELQTVRHYTRLSQKNFSIDTHFYPLGSCTMKYNPRGCNSVALLPGFANRHPLSPASSSQGFLACMHELQEMLKAVSGMQGVSLAPMAGAQGEFAGIAMIRAYHRGRGDHERNEVLVPDAAHGTNPATAAMCGYKVREIPTDANGDVDLDALREATGPNTAGLMLTNPSTLGVFERRIVEIAGIVHEAGGLLYYDGANLNAILGKVRPGDMGFDVIHMNLHKTFSTPHGGGGPGSGAIGVAQRLLPYMPVPVVGRDGDRFRWLNAEDLPMSIGRLSAFGGNPGVLLRAYVYMRMLGDSGMVRVGEYSTLNANYLMARLREKGFDLAYPERRATHEFIVTLSRQAKELRVTAADFGKRLLDFGFHAPTTYFPLMVPECLLIEPTESEAKEELDGFADAMAAILAEAESNAEQVRGAPYTLPNRRFDEVRAAREPDLRWRPDDPAAD
- a CDS encoding diacylglycerol kinase, with amino-acid sequence MAYSGNQGIVRLIKATGYSWKGFKAAFKHEAAFRQELLLLALLAPAGIWLGQTAVQRALLVGSLIAVLIVELLNSAVEAAIDRVGEEHHRLSGRAKDMGSAAVLLSLICAALFWVLVAAERFL
- a CDS encoding sulfur globule protein CV1 — protein: MKMKVAALASTLVLSAGTASAWWGGPGYGNGYGNGWGDGFGDMFGDFNMSFSGRGSGYGSGYGRGYGYGAPYYGYGYPYYGGYGYGYAPYAAPYGYGAPYGAPAAPVAPQAPAESK
- a CDS encoding diguanylate cyclase → MADLPDIDGTATRRRRFAYVALFVVLFFAYLYLRDSTWRGDIALHTLMEAVATVLALAVGSLALVRYYSKKDNTFLFIGTGFVATAFLDGYHTVVSSFHFIEAFPSAPPSLIAWSWLASRIFLSLLLWMSWLFWRREDRLGAAGRISEKLVYSIVTALALMCFAIVAFVPMPAAYYQQLPFPRPQEFLPALFFLLALIGYLRKGKWKTDVFEHWLVLSLIVGFMGQAMFMSFSGQVFDMMFDAAHLLKNGSYICALLGLLFSMQRLFSESHAKQELQFKNTILATQMEVSPDAILVVDEHGKIISYNRYFVELWGLTQEILAARVDESVLHSVVSQLRDPETFLARVEYLYQHRSEDSHEEIDLRDGRVIDRHSAPMIGEHGKYYGRIWFFRDITERKQMETELRESELAHRTLAQNLPGIVYREHLRESGRMQFYNDMPVQITGYAEDELMTGAVCSIEPLILNEDRPGVEAEVMRALEQKRAFVVKYRLKHKDGGIRWMEEHGMPVYDTDGAPHYIDGMIFDITEHKQDEIELHLFRTLVDNSSDAIEVVDPATMRLLDVNQTQCRKLGYSREQLLSMSITDIDSELTADHMKEIQTQLLQTGEARFESTHRRKDDTTYPVEVTAKIVEFGRPYLLSIVRDITERRLAEAEVLKLQEQLREQAQHDPLTGLYNRRYLEETMGREIIRAERYGQPIGVVICDLDYFKLVNDTYGHLVGDEVLRAFAELLRTHSRGSDIVCRFGGEEFLLLLFDTPPDIAYQRAEELRASLAAQQIGKSVIRVTASFGVASYPVDGKTQDELISAVDAAMYQAKKTGRNRVVVASAKINGVRLD